Within Marinomonas mediterranea MMB-1, the genomic segment AAAGAACGTCTACACGAAAGCTCACTGACATCTCGTATTGGTCATGTTGAGTTACTGGAAGATGAAAGTGGTTCGAGTATCACAATTCGATTGTCGAGAGAGATTTCCGCAACCGATGAGTCTGATTGGATGGTATGGGCTAGTGAGGTAGGTGTCAATTTGTATTGGCAGCGTGCAGATGAATCACGAATTTCAACAGCACGAAAGCACTACTATTACGTTGATGGTCTTAACATACAATTTCACCCCCAAGATTTCATTCAGGTTAATGCGTCAATGAATGAAAAAATGGTCGAGCAAGCAATGCGATGGCTTGCTCCGACAAAAGAAGACATTGTTCTGGATTTATTTTGTGGCTCGGGTAATTTTTCATTGCCTCTAGCCAGAAGAGCGGGAGAGGTCTTAGGTGTCGAGGGACTTGAGACCATGGTCGAGTTTGCTCGACTTAATGCGCAAGAAAATGACTTAGATAATGTTCAATTTATTGCGGCAGATTTGACGAAACCGGCACCAAAAGTATTGAAAAGTAAAAAGGTGACCAAAGTATTATTAGATCCACCGAGGTCTGGGGCGTTTGAGTTTTTAGAGACATTGGTAAAATTCAAACCGGAGCAAATTTTGTATGTTTCTTGCAATGCATCTACATTAGCCAGGGACGCTGAATATTTAATTGCAAATGGATACGTAGTTTCCCGTGTGAGTTTGATGGAGATGTTCCCGCAAACGGCACACGCTGAGGCTATGATGTTATTGCAACGTAAGTAGTTACTAAAAAAGGGCAAGTGAATGGTTACAGTCAGAAAAGATCATCCAATATTAGAAGATGGGTCCGTAGACATTGATAGTTGGATGTCTCAATTTGCTGACAAAATTGATGATGCAACTCGTGTTCCTTTAAGGATGGCTTGCGAGCTTGCTCGACAAGCTGAGTCTAAGTGTGGCAGATCATCTTATTGGGGGCCTCAAGCTAGCACCTTTAGAGCGGGCTTAGAGATGGTCGAAATTCTGGCAGGTTTTCGAGCTGATCAAGATTCACTTGTCGCCGCTGCGTTATATCGGACTGTTCGTGAAGACCAGCTTCCCATTTCACGTGTTGTCGATATGTTTGGACGTAAAGTTGCGTCATTAATTGAAGGCGTTATTCGCATGGGCGAAGTCTCCAAGAACCTTTCTGCAGATGCTACTGCAGAAGTATTGGGGAGCTCCGAAAACCAGCTGGAATCACTTAGAAAAATGTTGGTTTCGATTATCGATGATGTGCGTGTCGTGCTGATAAAATTGGCTGAGCGAGCATGCGCGATTAAAGAAGCGAAGCATCAAGATGGTGCGCGAAAAGAAGCCGTCGCCCTAGAGGTGCAAAGTGTTTATGCACCGTTAGCGCATCGTTTGGGGATAGGACATATCAAATGGGAACTGGAAGATCTGTCATTCCGGTATTTGTACCCAGTCGAGTATAAGCGCATTGCAAAATGGCTAGACGAAAAGCGTCTAGATAGACAGCAATATATTCAAGACGTCATTGAGCTTCTAGATAGCCGTTTGAAAGGCATTAAAATTGAAGCGGATCTAATGGGACGTGCTAAGCATATCTACAGTATTTGGCGCAAAATGAAGCGTAAAAATATTGGTTTTGACGAAGTGTATGATGTTCGAGCCGTGCGAATTCTGGTTGAAGAAGACATGCAATGCTATGGCGTATTGGGGGTTGTCCATAACCTTTGGAAGCCCATCCCTCAGGAGTTCGATGATTACATAAGCAACCCCAAACCAAACGGCTACCAATCGCTCCATACTGCGGTCGTCGGACCTCAAGGGAGAGCATTAGAGATCCAGATTCGTACGAATACAATGCATGAAGATGCCGAGCTTGGCGTTTGTGCGCACTGGAAATACAAAGGTACCGACTTATCGTCGAACAGTACCAGCTATGAAGAGAAATTACAGTGGCTTAGAACGATTTTGGACTTCCATGAAGTTCAAGGTGATCTAGAGTCGCTTACAGAGCAAGTGAAAAGCGACATAGAGCAAGATAGGATTTATGTTTTCACGCCAGACGGTCATGTAGTGGATTTACCTACTGGTGCAACGGCGGTTGATTTTGCCTATCGTGTACACACAGAAATTGGAAATCGCTGTCGCGGAGCAAAGGTTAACGGAAAAATTATTTCGTTAGTGACTCATCTTAAAACGGGTGACAAAGTCCAGATATTGACCTCGAAGGAAGGAGGGCCAAGCCGAGATTGGCTCCATCCTACGCTGGGGTACGTACAAACCAATCGAGCGCGAGCGAAAATTCAAAGCTGGTTTCGTAAAGAAGATCGTGAGAAAAACTTAGAAGCGGGTCATCAGATTCTGGACAAGCAGCTAAAACGCTTAGGGTTTGATGAATCGAAGTTTGATTTTGGGAAAATTGCAGCGCGCTTTAATTTTTCAAATGCGGAAGAAGTGTATGTTGCGCTCGGCGCCGGTGATATTTTGCTGGCACGTGTGCTACGTGTCATTGATGACTTATATAACCTAAATGGCGAGCCAGAAGAAGCTAAACCGATTAGGGTGAGAAAAAGTCGACATAAGTCGTCTGACAACGATATTCAAATACGTGGCGTTGGTAAGTTATTGACCCAAATGGCTAAGTGTTGCTCACCGATTCCTGGGGACGATATCGTCGGTTATATTACTCAGGGGCGAGGAGTTTCAGTTCATCGCCAAGACTGTATAAACGTAGCCCAACTAACGCTTGATGAACCTGAACGTATTGTTGAAGTGAATTGGGGCGAAGAGTTAGACAACCTATACCCAGTGAATATTCAGGTGCAGGCTTACGATCGCACCGGGTTACTTAGTGATATTACTGCAATGCTCGCAAATGAAAGAGTCAACCTGCTATCCATGAATACATTGTCGACGAAAGAAAGCAATACTGCTTCTATTCGGTTTACGATCGAGGTCGGCGAATTAGGGACGTTGTCTAAATTGCTGCATCGAATTAATCAGCTTCCTAATGTGTTGAATGTGTTTCGGGAAAAAGACTTTTGAATTATACAATCGAAGACTTGCAGCGGATGATGTCTTATCTGCGAGACCCTAAGCGAGGGTGCCCTTGGGATGTTAAGCAAACGTTTGAAACGATTGCGCCATTTACGTTAGAAGAAGCCTATGAGGTAGTCGACGCGATTCAAAAGGGCTCTCCTCAGGAACTAAAAGATGAACTGGGGGATTTGCTTTTTCAGGTGATTTTTCACGCTCAGATGGCGAAAGAACAAGCGCTATTTGGTTTTGAAGACGTCGTTTCTGCCATTGTCGAAAAAATGCTTCGACGACATCCACATGTTTTTCCTTCCGGAAAGCTTGATAGCTTTGGCGCGCCTAGCGAGCTTACTGAGTCGGATGTTGCAGGAATGTGGGACGATATTAAGCGACAGGAAAAAGCGCAGCTAGGTGTTGACCCTGATGGTGATCAAAGTATTCTTTCAGGCGTACCTGATTCGATGCCTCCAATGATGCAGGCCGTAAAGCTTCAAAAAAGTGCTTCTAAGGTCGGTTTTGATTGGGATGACGTTGCGCCCGTATTCGATAAGATTCGTGAAGAAATTGATGAATTGGAAGAAGCGTGCATTAGTTTGTCTCATGCAGAGGTTGAAGGGGAGTTGGGCGATGTTTTATTTGCCGTAACAAACTTGGCTCGACATCTAAAAGTATCTCCTGATGTCGCATTAATGAAAACAAACTTGAAATTTCGCCGCCGCTTTCGTTACATTGAAGACAAAGTTAAAGAGCAAAATAGGCTGCTGGTGGACTGCTCGCTTGATGAACTGGACAAGTATTGGGATCAAGCAAAAGCAGCTGGGATGTAATTAGAATAATAAACAAAGACCTTTGCACGACGTTTTAGCGTCGTTCGTGACGTCTAGCAAAGGTCTCAAACTAAACTATTTTAGCGTTTAATCGGGGTTGTGCGTACGCCGACTTTAAAGAGAATTAAGCGATAGCAAAAGGAGATATGTGTGAGTGATCGTCAGGCTTCTTTGAGAGAAAATGTAAGACTACTAGGGGATTGCCTTGGGGAAACCATGAGTAATCATTTGGGAGACGATTTTCTTCAGACCGTCGAAACCATAAGGCAGCTTTCCAAAGATGGACGGCAGTTGGGCGACTCACAAGCTCTTATTAAAGCATTGGAAGAGTTGAACGACGAAGATATCGTTCCTGTCGCTCGAGCGTTTAACCAATTTTTAAATCTCTCTAATATTGCTGAACAGTATCATCGTGTTCACCGTCGCAAAACGAACGAAAGTCTTGGTGTGTATAAAAACCCTTTGGGGGATTTGTTGACGCGCTTGGAGGAAAAGCAGTTTAGCCCAGAGCAAATGTTAGAGACGTTAAAAAAACAAAACATTGAACTTGTTTTAACGGCTCATCCAACCGAAATTGTACGTCGTTCTCTAATCCGAAAATACGATAATATTTCCAGTGAGCTTGAATCGTTAGACAAAGATAACATTCTCCCGTTGGAAGAAAGTAAGCATATTCGCCGACTGAAAGAAATTATTACGCAGGCTTGGCATACGGACGAAATACGGGCAGAACGCCCATCGCCTGTTGATGAAGCAAAATGGGGATACGCAGTCATCGAGCAATCCTTGTGGCAAGCTGTTCCTAGATTTTTTCGTCAGCTAGATGAACAGTTTTCCCGTTATACCGATAGTGACCATCTTCCGTTGGACCTTTCTCCGATACGATTCGCGAGTTGGATGGGAGGAGACCGAGACGGTAATCCGAATGTGACGCATACCGTCACTGAAGAAGTCACTTTGTTAGCTCGTTGGATGGCGGCAGATCTATATATCAAAGATCTGAATCTACTTAGATCTGAATTTTCCATGACCCAATGCAATGATGCTCTTCGTGATCGAGTAGGCGATAGCGTTCAGCCCTACAGAGAGGTTTTAAGAAACCTAGAGCAGAAAATGACGCGTACCAAAGAATGGGCTCAGGCTCGTTTAGATGGTGAGGAAGCGAGTTCTGTCGGCATCATTTTAGACAGTGAAGACTTGTTGAACGACTTGACGCTTTGTTATCAGTCTTTGCTTGATAGCGGCATGAAGGTGATTGCTAATGGTTCGCTACTTGACTTGATTCGATGTGCAGCGACATTCGGTGTGACATTATTGAAACTCGATGTTAGACAAGATGCGTCTCGACACATTGATGCAATTTCAGCGATTACGCGTTTTTATGGGTTAGGGGACTATGCAGAATGGGACGAAGCGTCTCGTCAGGCATTTCTTCTTGCCGAGCTGAATTCAAGGCGTCCTCTTATTCCAATGGAGTGGGAGCCTAATGCCGAAGTGCAAGAGGTACTTGATTCTTTTGCAATGATTGCTCGCGGACATCAAAACTCATTTGGTTCCTATGTTATTTCTATGGCCAGTGCGCCATCTGATGTTCTTGCCGTCGCATTGCTATTAAAAGAATCTAAAGTGTCTTTCCCCATGCGAATCGTACCGCTGTTTGAAACATTGGCAGATCTCGATAATGCGGAGCCGATCATCGAGCAACTGCTTTCTATTCCTTGGTACAAAGCCTATATAGATGGAAAGCAAGAGGTCATGATCGGTTATTCAGATTCAGCGAAAGACGCTGGGCAAATTGCGGCGACTTGGGGGCAGTATCGTGCACAGGAAGCGTTAACAAGGTTGTGCGAAAAACACGGCGTACATTTGACGTTGTTCCATGGCCGAGGCGGTACAGTGGGCCGTGGAGGCGGTCCAGCGCATGTTGCAATTCTATCTCAGCCACCTGGGTCAGTGAACGGTGCGATTCGAGTTACCGAACAAGGCGAAATGATTCGGTTTAAGTTCGGAATTCCTGATATTGCAGTGCGGTCGCTTGAACTGTATTGCTCAGCGGTAATGGAAGCGACCTTGATGCCCGCCGAAGCGCCTAAACAAGAATGGCGAGCAATCATGGATGAGATAGCGGAAGTCGGTATGAACCAATATCGCTCAATTGTTCGAGGACATGAAGAGTTTGTTCCTTATTTTAGGGCTATTACGCCAGAACAAGAGCTAGCGAAGTTACCACTTGGTTCGCGTCCGGCTAGGCGTCGTTCTGATGGCGGCGTTGAAAGCTTGCGCGCCATTCCTTGGATCTTTGCGTGGATGCAAATTCGTTTAATGTTACCTGCCTGGCTAGGCGCGGAAAGTGCGCTGCAGCAAGCTATCGACTCAGGTCATTTAGATAAATTGCGAGAAATGCATGAAAATTGGCCTTTCTTTGGGGCTTATCTAGACATGCTTGATATGGTATTGGCGAAATCTGAGCCAGAAATCGCAGAGTATTATGAAAAACGCCTTGTGACTCCTGAATTGCAAGGACTGGGGCAGTTATTACGTAATAAATTGTCTCAAGTTTCCGCTTTAGTGAAACAGCTTAAGCAACAAGATCGCTTAATTGAAGACAATAAAACAATTAGGCAGTCAATCGACGTGCGTAACCCTTATATTGACCCTTTGCATTATTTACAAGCAGAACTTCTATACCGTAGTCGAAAAGACGATCAAAACAGTGCTGTGGATAAAGCTCTGATGATTACGATGGCGGGAATAGCAAGTGGTATGCAAAATACGGGCTAGAGAGGGTAATTTGCGAAAATGTCTAATATTTAGACTAAAAGGTCAAAATATTAACGCTAAATTTGCATATTCTTAGTGAGCTTGGGTATGCTTGGCGACCATTTAAATTTTTCATGCTAGTGGATCGACTTAGCTCATAAATTGGGCGTGGCCCTGTTGTCTATAGAAAGACAATATTTACCTTGAGTGATCCGTTGGTTGTGCCAATTTTTTACAGACTTTTGGAGGTATATTATGCGAGTAATTCTGTTAGGTGCGCCTGGCGCAGGTAAAGGTACTCAAGCTCAATTCATCACGGAAGAATTTGGCATCCCTCAAATTTCGACTGGTGACATGTTGCGTGCTGCTGTAAAAGCCGGTACCGAGTTGGGTATTAAAGCCAAAGCAGTTATGGATGCCGGTCAATTGGTTTCTGACGATATTATTATTGGTTTGGTAAAAGAACGTTTGACTCAGGATGATTGTAAGAATGGTGCGTTGTTTGATGGATTCCCTCGTACTATCCCTCAAGCTGATGCGCTTAAAGAAGCTGGCGTAAAAATTGATTTTGTTGTAGAAATCGATGTTGCAGACGAAGAAATTGTTCAACGTATGAGCGGTCGTCGTGTTCATGAGTCATCTGGTCGTACCTATCATGTTGTCTACAACCCACCTAAAACGGAAGGGAAGGATGACATTACAGGTGAAGCGCTTATCCAGCGTGCAGACGATACTGAGGAAACGGTTCGTAAGCGTTTGGGCGTTTATCATGACCAAACTGCACCACTAATTGGTTACTATCAGACATGGCAAAAAGACGCGCCAGAATCTGCTCCTAAATTCGTTAATGTAAACGGCGTTGGCGATCTAAACGAAATCAAAGAGAGCTTACTAAGCGCGTTAAAAGCTTAAGATACCGTTATGCCATCTATTCTTGCTTTAGATACGTCAACGCCTGCCTGTTCGGTAGCGTTGGCCATCAACGGTGCAGTACTCGAAGATTTTCGTATTGCGCCCCGTCAACATAATGATTTAATTCTCCCTATGCTTGAGCAAATTCTTGCTCAAGCGGGTATTTCGTTGTCTCAGCTCGATGCTATCAGCTTTGGCCGCGGTCCAGGATCCTTTACTGGTTTGAGGATCAGTGCGGGCGTGGTTCAAGGGTTGGCGTATGGTCAAGATCTTCCTGTTATTCCTGTCTCGACTCTAAAAGCGCTTGCTTACGAAGGTTATCAAGAAACTCACGATAGCCTTTGGTTGCCAGCGTTAGATGCTCGAATGGGAGAGGTTTATATTGGCGGTTATCAATTTTCAGAATCTGAATCTGGTTTAGCTATTTCTGAATTTCTATCTGAACGTGTTTGCAAACCGGATGCGATTGGAGGTTTTGGCGAAGACTTTGCTGCGATAGGTTCCGGATGGCTACATCGAGAGATTATAGAGAGTGGCTTAAAGCGCAGTGCATCTTTGCTTTTGGACGATAGAGCACCACGTGCTGCCTGTATTGCAAGACTCGCAGAGATCGATTTTAATAACGGCAACGTAGTCGATGCGTATCACGCTATACCTACTTATCTTCGTGACGAAGTGACGTGGGAAAAACAACCGCCA encodes:
- the rlmD gene encoding 23S rRNA (uracil(1939)-C(5))-methyltransferase RlmD — protein: MALRKRTGRRPPQKNNKFPIYTKEFLVEGLTHDAKGVARDEGKVIFIEGALPGERVEAQVVKQGRRFDEAKTKKVLIESSSRVAPACAHFVECGGCQFQHLIYPDQVEAKTEWLSGQFRKLAIGDIELLSDHSEAYRRRARLSVFTKGGEHQIGFRARSSKDIVNIANCLVLTESLQSVFVALKERLHESSLTSRIGHVELLEDESGSSITIRLSREISATDESDWMVWASEVGVNLYWQRADESRISTARKHYYYVDGLNIQFHPQDFIQVNASMNEKMVEQAMRWLAPTKEDIVLDLFCGSGNFSLPLARRAGEVLGVEGLETMVEFARLNAQENDLDNVQFIAADLTKPAPKVLKSKKVTKVLLDPPRSGAFEFLETLVKFKPEQILYVSCNASTLARDAEYLIANGYVVSRVSLMEMFPQTAHAEAMMLLQRK
- the relA gene encoding GTP diphosphokinase, with amino-acid sequence MVTVRKDHPILEDGSVDIDSWMSQFADKIDDATRVPLRMACELARQAESKCGRSSYWGPQASTFRAGLEMVEILAGFRADQDSLVAAALYRTVREDQLPISRVVDMFGRKVASLIEGVIRMGEVSKNLSADATAEVLGSSENQLESLRKMLVSIIDDVRVVLIKLAERACAIKEAKHQDGARKEAVALEVQSVYAPLAHRLGIGHIKWELEDLSFRYLYPVEYKRIAKWLDEKRLDRQQYIQDVIELLDSRLKGIKIEADLMGRAKHIYSIWRKMKRKNIGFDEVYDVRAVRILVEEDMQCYGVLGVVHNLWKPIPQEFDDYISNPKPNGYQSLHTAVVGPQGRALEIQIRTNTMHEDAELGVCAHWKYKGTDLSSNSTSYEEKLQWLRTILDFHEVQGDLESLTEQVKSDIEQDRIYVFTPDGHVVDLPTGATAVDFAYRVHTEIGNRCRGAKVNGKIISLVTHLKTGDKVQILTSKEGGPSRDWLHPTLGYVQTNRARAKIQSWFRKEDREKNLEAGHQILDKQLKRLGFDESKFDFGKIAARFNFSNAEEVYVALGAGDILLARVLRVIDDLYNLNGEPEEAKPIRVRKSRHKSSDNDIQIRGVGKLLTQMAKCCSPIPGDDIVGYITQGRGVSVHRQDCINVAQLTLDEPERIVEVNWGEELDNLYPVNIQVQAYDRTGLLSDITAMLANERVNLLSMNTLSTKESNTASIRFTIEVGELGTLSKLLHRINQLPNVLNVFREKDF
- the mazG gene encoding nucleoside triphosphate pyrophosphohydrolase, with amino-acid sequence MNYTIEDLQRMMSYLRDPKRGCPWDVKQTFETIAPFTLEEAYEVVDAIQKGSPQELKDELGDLLFQVIFHAQMAKEQALFGFEDVVSAIVEKMLRRHPHVFPSGKLDSFGAPSELTESDVAGMWDDIKRQEKAQLGVDPDGDQSILSGVPDSMPPMMQAVKLQKSASKVGFDWDDVAPVFDKIREEIDELEEACISLSHAEVEGELGDVLFAVTNLARHLKVSPDVALMKTNLKFRRRFRYIEDKVKEQNRLLVDCSLDELDKYWDQAKAAGM
- the ppc gene encoding phosphoenolpyruvate carboxylase; this translates as MSDRQASLRENVRLLGDCLGETMSNHLGDDFLQTVETIRQLSKDGRQLGDSQALIKALEELNDEDIVPVARAFNQFLNLSNIAEQYHRVHRRKTNESLGVYKNPLGDLLTRLEEKQFSPEQMLETLKKQNIELVLTAHPTEIVRRSLIRKYDNISSELESLDKDNILPLEESKHIRRLKEIITQAWHTDEIRAERPSPVDEAKWGYAVIEQSLWQAVPRFFRQLDEQFSRYTDSDHLPLDLSPIRFASWMGGDRDGNPNVTHTVTEEVTLLARWMAADLYIKDLNLLRSEFSMTQCNDALRDRVGDSVQPYREVLRNLEQKMTRTKEWAQARLDGEEASSVGIILDSEDLLNDLTLCYQSLLDSGMKVIANGSLLDLIRCAATFGVTLLKLDVRQDASRHIDAISAITRFYGLGDYAEWDEASRQAFLLAELNSRRPLIPMEWEPNAEVQEVLDSFAMIARGHQNSFGSYVISMASAPSDVLAVALLLKESKVSFPMRIVPLFETLADLDNAEPIIEQLLSIPWYKAYIDGKQEVMIGYSDSAKDAGQIAATWGQYRAQEALTRLCEKHGVHLTLFHGRGGTVGRGGGPAHVAILSQPPGSVNGAIRVTEQGEMIRFKFGIPDIAVRSLELYCSAVMEATLMPAEAPKQEWRAIMDEIAEVGMNQYRSIVRGHEEFVPYFRAITPEQELAKLPLGSRPARRRSDGGVESLRAIPWIFAWMQIRLMLPAWLGAESALQQAIDSGHLDKLREMHENWPFFGAYLDMLDMVLAKSEPEIAEYYEKRLVTPELQGLGQLLRNKLSQVSALVKQLKQQDRLIEDNKTIRQSIDVRNPYIDPLHYLQAELLYRSRKDDQNSAVDKALMITMAGIASGMQNTG
- the adk gene encoding adenylate kinase, which produces MRVILLGAPGAGKGTQAQFITEEFGIPQISTGDMLRAAVKAGTELGIKAKAVMDAGQLVSDDIIIGLVKERLTQDDCKNGALFDGFPRTIPQADALKEAGVKIDFVVEIDVADEEIVQRMSGRRVHESSGRTYHVVYNPPKTEGKDDITGEALIQRADDTEETVRKRLGVYHDQTAPLIGYYQTWQKDAPESAPKFVNVNGVGDLNEIKESLLSALKA
- the tsaB gene encoding tRNA (adenosine(37)-N6)-threonylcarbamoyltransferase complex dimerization subunit type 1 TsaB, whose translation is MPSILALDTSTPACSVALAINGAVLEDFRIAPRQHNDLILPMLEQILAQAGISLSQLDAISFGRGPGSFTGLRISAGVVQGLAYGQDLPVIPVSTLKALAYEGYQETHDSLWLPALDARMGEVYIGGYQFSESESGLAISEFLSERVCKPDAIGGFGEDFAAIGSGWLHREIIESGLKRSASLLLDDRAPRAACIARLAEIDFNNGNVVDAYHAIPTYLRDEVTWEKQPPRIGKR